The following is a genomic window from Candidatus Poribacteria bacterium.
GCTCAGAGGCGAGATCGTATGATATCCGAGCTCTGAAGAGGAGGAATTCAAACTTCGTTTTCTCAGCCCTTGCAAGCCCTGCCGGGTTGTAATGGAGGGCCGATGTATCGGAAGTTATCGCTTCAAAGGCGTTCCCCATCCCCATCGCCCTAGCATCTCTGTACATCATCAGCGGAGCATCCTGGCCGAATGATGGGCCAGCAAGGAGGATCGAGAGTAGAAGAGATAGAACTATCAGGACCGTTCCGGTTTTCATAGCTCACCCCCTCTTCAGATCCTCAGGTAAGGTTTCCTTGTTGACGGTGAATCCCCACTTTCTGGCATCCTCCAGCAGCTTATAGGAGAACTGCTCTTCGACGGTCCTCTTGAACTCGACGAAGGCATCCTGCAGGGCGGGGGCGATTTTGACGGCGTATCCCAGCGCTTTCTCCAGATGATAGAGGGCATCTCGGCGGAAGATCGTCCGATCCACATCTGGTTTTTGAGCGACTATACCTTCTGATGGGTTGGCTTCGATGTAGACCTCCACGCCTGTCAGAAGCACCAGAGCGTCCAAAATCGCCTGTCTCTGATCCTCGTTGAATTCCTTCAGGTAATCGTAAGGCGTGGCGGTGGGATCGGCATCGAGCTGCTTAAACCTCGCCTCAGCCTGAGGCGAAAGTTCGAACTGGTAGATCTCCATGTTCTCGGTCTCCACCTCCTTAGGAAAGCTTATCGTATACATGTTATCTCTGACGATCATCAGCCTTCTAACAGCCTCCAGGACGTAGAGGTATGCTATATGCAGATGGAGCATGGCCAGATCGCTTCGTGAGACTTCTCCGCTAACAGATGGTGCCATTCCCGCCGGCGTGGTCACATCGCCGAGCTCGTCAAGGGCTTCATAGAGGGATGAGACCGACTGTTCGACGGTGCTCTTTTCGAGCTGCGCTATCAATATCGGCTCGGGTAGAATCTCCTTCAGATCCGCCACTGAGCCCAGCTCATCGAAGGATATCGATATTCCGGCCGACTCCATCATCTGCTCCGCCCTCATAACGGCCTCATCGGCCTTTGGAGTTGAACCGGGGGCGGTTATCTCCTCCCTTTCCCTAGTAGCACAGCCGAAGAGAGATAGTGAGAGGGTGAAAACGACTAAGGAGATGAACCATCTTCGAGACATAGAAAACCTCCGATTCCCTTTTATTTTTAGGGGGTAGGAATTCCTTATCGATGACGAGAGAGAAACTTCATCGGATTGACCGGTTTCCCGTTACGACGTATTTCGAAGTGCAAGTGGGTTCCGGTCGTCACGCCCGACCTGCCCACTCTCGCTATAGGTTGGCCCTGCCTGACCCACTGGCCCTTCCGGACCAAAATGGATGAACAATGTGCATATCGGGTTTCATATCCATCCCGATGATCTATGACCACGACCTTCCCATATCCTCCGAGCCATCCGGCATATTTCACCCTGCCCGACCTCGCCGCATAAACCGTGCTTCCGTATCTAGCAGCGATATCGATGCCCGCGTGAAACATCCTCCTGCGATAGACAGGGTGAATCCTGTAGCCGAATCCGGAGGAGATCCTGCCATAAGCCGGTTTTATGAAGGTCGGGAGAATGTTACTGGAGGCGGCTATCTCCCGTTGCTTACTATAGGTGAGGTTAGCGCCCGGTATGAAAAGCTCAGCACCGGCATGTATCTGGTTCGGATCGGTGATACCGTTGGCACCTACGATCCTCGCAATGCTCACGTCATACATGAGCGATATGTCCTCGAGTGTCTCCCCCGGCTTCACCTTATGTAACACGCCCCTCTGATTCGGAATGCGGATCCTCTGCCCCGGCTTGAGATAGTTGGCATCTCTCAACCTATTGACGCTCAAAATGGTATAGAAGTCCAGACCAAATCTCTTGGCTATCTTCCAGATGTTATCACCGTTTTTAACCTTATACTCCTGGAATTTAACCGGGGGATATTTGCGAGCCTCCCTCTTCTCCTCATCGGTTATGACGTTGAACTCATCCCCGCCGAATATCTCCTCGCCTTTGACCGAGGGAATCTCCTCAAAAAGGACAGAGTCCGCCTGTCTCAAAGCAAGGGGGGGAGTTTCTGATGATTGAACCGGAGAGCGGTGATTCATAACCGTAAGGATAAAGGCGATGAAGAGAGGTAATATAACGAACATCCATAGCCTGAAATTGCGACCTTCACCCACGAATCTCCTCCTGAAATGCCGACATGTGAAGGTGACTAAATATTAACAGATTTTTAATGAAAGGTCAATATAAATTTTCCGGCGGGGCGTAAAACCCCGCCGATACCTCCCTTACCCGATCCTAATCGTGGTTATGCCAAAAGATGGAACCTGAATCTTCAAAAGATCTCCCTCCATCTTCAACGTCTCCTTCCGGATCGGCCTCTCCAGCAGATCGACCTCGACGACCTCGGAGTCGGGCTTGACGAGCGAGGGATCTATCCTGATCTCGGCCTCAGTGGCTCTGCCTTCAGTCTCGTACAGCCTGATCACAAGCCCATCCCCGTCCTCAGCCTTCTTAAGTCCCGATATGAAGATGTTGGAGGGATGGACGGCGATAAATCCTTTCTCCTTCGGCAGATCGCCCTCGTGCACATCGGTCGCCACGATCTCAATGGAGCGGTTGAAATCATATCCGGCTCTGATAGCATAGGACGGAGTCCAATCCTCTCCGTGCGGCAGGAGAGCGAGTTTTATCTCATGCCGTCCAAGCTCCGG
Proteins encoded in this region:
- a CDS encoding M23 family metallopeptidase, coding for MGEGRNFRLWMFVILPLFIAFILTVMNHRSPVQSSETPPLALRQADSVLFEEIPSVKGEEIFGGDEFNVITDEEKREARKYPPVKFQEYKVKNGDNIWKIAKRFGLDFYTILSVNRLRDANYLKPGQRIRIPNQRGVLHKVKPGETLEDISLMYDVSIARIVGANGITDPNQIHAGAELFIPGANLTYSKQREIAASSNILPTFIKPAYGRISSGFGYRIHPVYRRRMFHAGIDIAARYGSTVYAARSGRVKYAGWLGGYGKVVVIDHRDGYETRYAHCSSILVRKGQWVRQGQPIARVGRSGVTTGTHLHFEIRRNGKPVNPMKFLSRHR